Proteins co-encoded in one Populus trichocarpa isolate Nisqually-1 chromosome 10, P.trichocarpa_v4.1, whole genome shotgun sequence genomic window:
- the LOC18102643 gene encoding phosphate transporter PHO1 homolog 3 isoform X3, translating to MKFGKEFTAQAVPEWQEAYMDYDFLKTLLKEIQRFRLRTKPPATNPGGLKRKLTLYRAFSGLTRRNGTNYTPSPSSPDLELHPILVNSVNLDGSQSYRTAFVMPFVPGGEYELVFFRRLDDEFNKVDKFYRSKVEEVLKEAAMLNEQMDALIAFRIKVENPAGWYDRVADMTRLASDVAASTAVLAASSPSGARERRRGLHLMDAIEEGQSLHAQSGESDNDKVEKESDNIDQKEEEEEKPKSMVRSTFRPAPLEILNRVKINNTLATPRSTIKSFLKVPQQTELKFTRENLRKVEEQLKGAFFEFYQKLRLLKSYSFLNTLAFSKIMKKYDKITTRNASQVYMKMVDNSFLGSSDEVTKLMERVEATFIKHFSNSNRSNGMRVLRPKAKKERHRITFYMGFFSGCTVALIIALVLIVKARKIMKKPGRITYMQTMFPLYSLFGLIVLHVLMYAANIYFWKRYRVNYSFIFGFKRETELGYRQVLLLGFGIAALALCSVHLNLHMEMDPKTKEYGEFTELLPLNVLIFLLIILLWPFNMFYCSSRFFLLTCIFHCIAAPLYKVTLPDFFLADQLTSQVQSLRSLEFYICYYGWGDYKHRRSNCKESPVFTTFSFIVAVIPYLCRLLQCLRRLFEEKDPMQGYNGLKYFLTVVAVCLRTAYNINKGDNWKAIAWVFSSIAAIFGTYWDLVFDWGLLQRHSKNRWLRDKLLVPHKSVYFGAMVLNILLRFAWLQTVLNFRLTSLHKETMITLMASLEIIRRGMWNFFRLENEHLNNVGKYRAFKSVPLPFNNVEDDDDDE from the exons atgaagtttgggAAAGAGTTCACAGCGCAAGCGGTGCCTGAATGGCAAGAAGCATACATGGACTACGATTTTCTCAAGACCCTTTTGAAAGAGATACAAAGATTCCGACTAAGAACCAAGCCACCTGCAACCAACCCAGGAGGCCTAAAAAGAAAGCTCACACTATATAGAGCTTTTAGTGGCCTGACACGACGGAATGGTACTAACTACACCCCTAGCCCTTCTTCTCCTGATCTTGAACTACATCCTATTTTGGTGAACTCTGTGAACCTCGATGGCTCTCAAAGCTATCGGACTGCATTTGTTATGCCTTTTGTCCCAGGAGGAGAATACGAGCTTGTGTTTTTCAGAAGGCTTGATGACGAGTTCAATAAAGTGGACAAGTTTTACAGGTCTAAAGTGGAGGAGGTATTGAAAGAGGCTGCGATGTTGAATGAGCAAATGGATGCTTTGATTGCTTTCAGGATAAAAGTGGAGAATCCCGCTGGGTGGTATGATAGAGTGGCAGATATGACTCGTCTTGCTTCAGACGTTGCAGCTTCTACTGCTGTATTGGCAGCTTCTTCTCCATCTGGAGCTAGAGAACGCA GAAGAGGACTACATTTAATGGATGCGATTGAGGAAGGCCAAAGCTTGCATGCGCAGTCAGGTGAATCAGACAATGATAAAGTGGAGAAGGAAAGCGATAATATTGAccagaaggaagaagaagaagagaagccgAAGAGCATGGTCAGAAGTACCTTTAGGCCAGCTCCATTAGAAATACTAAACCGTGTGAAGATTAACAACACACTGGCGACACCTCGCTCGACCATCAAAAGCTTCCTTAAAGTTCCCCAACAAACAGAACTTAAATTTACAAGGGAAAATCTTAGAAAAGTTGAAGAACAACTCAAGGGtgctttttttgaattttaccaAAAGCTTCGCCTTCTTAAGAGTTACAGCTTCTTGAATACGTTGGCGTTTTCAAAAATTATGAAGAAGTATGATAAG ATTACCACAAGGAATGCATCACAAGTTTACATGAAAATGGTGGATAACTCCTTCCTTGGAAGCTCTGATGAA GTTACCAAGCTTATGGAAAGGGTTGAGGCAACATTCATTAAGCATTTCTCGAACTCAAATCGGAGTAACGGCATGCGCGTCTTAAGGCCAAAAGCGAAAAAAGAGAGACATAGAATAACATTTTACATGG GTTTCTTTTCTGGCTGCACAGTAGCCCTGATAATTGCCCTTGTTTTAATCGTAAAAGCCCgcaaaatcatgaaaaagcCAGGAAGGATCACATACATGCAAACAATGTTTCCTCTTTACAG TTTGTTTGGATTAATTGTTCTACACGTGCTCATGTATGCTGCTAATATATACTTCTGGAAGCGGTACCGAGTGAATTACTCCTTTATTTTTGGTTTCAAACGAGAAACCGAACTGGGCTACAGACAAGTTCTTCTTCTCGGTTTTGGTATTGCAGCACTAGCTTTATGCAGTGTGCACTTAAACCTTCACATGGAGATGGACCCTAAAACGAAAGAGTACGGAGAGTTTACAGAACTTCTCCCTCTGAATGTGTTGATA TTCCTCCTCATCATATTGCTCTGGCCATTCAACATGTTTTATTGCTCATCTCGCTTCTTCCTCCTCACGTGTATCTTTCACTGTATTGCTGCTCCTCTCTACAAG gTAACGCTCCCTGATTTTTTCTTGGCAGACCAACTTACTAGCCAG GTGCAATCCCTTAGAAGCCTGGAGTTCTACATTTGCTATTACGGTTGGGGGGACTATAAACACCGACGGAGCAATTGCAAAGAAAGTCCTGTTTTCACAACTTTCTCATTCATTGTTGCTGTGATTCCATACTTGTGTCGCCTTCTTCAG TGCCTCCGGCGCTTGTTTGAAGAGAAAGATCCGATGCAAGGATACAACGGATTGAAGTATTTTTTGACAGTAGTAGCTGTTTGTTTGAGGACAGCTTACAACATTAACAAAGGGGATAATTGGAAAGCAATAGCATGGGTTTTCTCATCCATTGCAGCAATCTTTGGCACATATTGGGATCTTGTTTTTGACTGGGGGCTTCTTCAGCGCCATTCTAAGAATAGATGGCTGAGAGACAAACTCCTTGTCCCTCACAAATCAGTATATTTTGGAGCCATG GTCTTGAATATATTGCTGAGATTTGCTTGGCTGCAAACAGTATTGAACTTCAGGCTTACTTCCTTGCACAAAGAAACAATGATTACCCTTATGGCCAGCCTCGAGATCATTCGCCGTGGCATGTGGAATTTCTTTAG GTTGGAAAATGAACATTTGAACAACGTTGGAAAATATCGAGCATTCAAGTCTGTGCCTTTACCGTTCAACAATGTGGAAGATGACGACGACGATGAATAA
- the LOC7481562 gene encoding rhamnogalacturonan I rhamnosyltransferase 1, with protein sequence MEVVRSESGVRSEKIAAPVATVIARTKRFQVWFIRVCSSILLWTCLVQLLTVGELWHPSFMANTTVSIVKPPHHPPPLLPLRNYTSNGYLKVSCNGGLNQMRSAICDMVAVARLLNLTLVVPELDKTSFWADNSTFEEIFDVKHFIDSLRDEVRIVRRLPKRFNRKYGYRVFQMPPVSWSLEKYYLQQILPLFSKRKVLHFNKTDARLANNGISIDLQKVRCRVNFQALKFTPEIESLGYKLVRILQERGPFVALHLRYEMDMLAFSGCTHGCTKEEAKELKRLRYAYPWWREKEIVSKERRSQGLCPLTPEETALILLALGFDKDTQIYIAAGEIYGSERRLAVLSAAYPRIVRKEMLLDPGELQQFQNHSSQMAALDFMVSIASDTFIPTYDGNMAKVVEGHRRYRGFKKTILLDRKRLVELLDLHQNGTLSWNEFAVAVGSAHEKRMGQPTRRRVIADKPKEEDYFYANPQECLCEGANCDDLLGPGNSSSIR encoded by the exons atggaGGTTGTTAGATCTGAGAGCGGAGTAAGGAGCGAGAAAATAGCAGCGCCGGTGGCTACAGTCATTGCTAGAACTAAGCGATTTCAAGTTTGGTTTATTAGGGTTTGTTCCAGTATTCTTTTATGGACCTGTTTGGTTCAGCTTCTTACGGTTGGAGAGTTATGGCATCCCAGTTTTATGGCCAACACCACCGTCTCCATCGTTAAACCCCCTCATCACCCCCCTCCCCTCCTTCCTCTTA GAAACTATACAAGTAATGGCTATCTTAAAGTGTCCTGCAATGGTGGCTTGAATCAAATGCGATCTGCG ATCTGTGACATGGTGGCTGTTGCCAGGCTTTTGAATCTCACTTTGGTTGTCCCGGAACTTGATAAAACATCTTTCTGGGCTGACAACAG TACTTTTGAGGAAATATTTGATGTGAAGCATTTCATTGACTCACTAAGAGATGAAGTTCGGATTGTCAGAAGGCTTCCAAAGAGATTTAATAGAAAATATGGATACAGAGTATTCCAGATGCCTCCAGTTAGTTGGTCACTGGAAAAATACTACCTACAACAG ATATTGCCACTTTTCAGTAAGCGAAAGGTGTTGCACTTCAATAAAACAGATGCGCGTTTGGCAAACAATGGGATTTCAATTGATCTTCAGAAAGTCAGGTGTCGTGTTAATTTTCAGGCACTGAAATTCACTCCTGAAATTGAATCTTTGGGGTACAAATTGGTTCGCATTCTACAGGAAAGGGGGCCTTTTGTGGCTTTGCATCTGCGATATGAGATGGACATGTTGGCTTTCTCAGGTTGTACTCATGGCTGCACCAAGGAAGAAGCAAAGGAGCTCAAGCGCTTAAG GTATGCATACCCttggtggagagagaaagaaatagtgTCCAAGGAGAGAAGATCACAAGGTTTATGCCCATTGACACCTGAGGAGACAGCATTGATTTTGCTGGCATTGGGTTTTGACAAGgacacacaaatatatattgCAGCTGGTGAGATATACGGCAGTGAACGGAGACTTGCGGTACTAAGCGCTGCATATCCGAGGATT GTGAGAAAGGAAATGCTATTAGATCCAGGGGAGCTGCAGCAATTCCAGAACCATTCATCTCAAATGGCTGCTCTCGATTTCATGGTCTCAATAGCCAGTGACACTTTCATTCCCACCTATGATGGAAACATGGCAAAAGTTGTGGAAGGTCACCGCAG GTATCGTGGGTTTAAAAAGACAATCCTTCTAGACCGTAAAAGACTTGTAGAGTTGCTGGATTTGCATCAGAATGGGACACTCTCATGGAATGAGTTTGCAGTTGCTGTTGGATCGGCACATGAGAAGAGGATGGGACAGCCAACTCGACGTAGGGTTATTGCAGATAAACCAAAAGAGGaagattatttttatgcaaaCCCTCAAGAGTGCCTTTGTGAGGGAGCAAATTGTGATGATTTATTAGGACCTGGTAACTCAAGTTCAATTCGGTGA
- the LOC18102643 gene encoding phosphate transporter PHO1 homolog 3 isoform X5 translates to MKFGKEFTAQAVPEWQEAYMDYDFLKTLLKEIQRFRLRTKPPATNPGGLKRKLTLYRAFSGLTRRNGTNYTPSPSSPDLELHPILVNSVNLDGSQSYRTAFVMPFVPGGEYELVFFRRLDDEFNKVDKFYRSKVEEVLKEAAMLNEQMDALIAFRIKVENPAGWYDRVADMTRLASDVAASTAVLAASSPSGARERRRGLHLMDAIEEGQSLHAQSGESDNDKVEKESDNIDQKEEEEEKPKSMVRSTFRPAPLEILNRVKINNTLATPRSTIKSFLKVPQQTELKFTRENLRKVEEQLKGAFFEFYQKLRLLKSYSFLNTLAFSKIMKKYDKITTRNASQVYMKMVDNSFLGSSDEVTKLMERVEATFIKHFSNSNRSNGMRVLRPKAKKERHRITFYMGFFSGCTVALIIALVLIVKARKIMKKPGRITYMQTMFPLYSLFGLIVLHVLMYAANIYFWKRYRVNYSFIFGFKRETELGYRQVLLLGFGIAALALCSVHLNLHMEMDPKTKEYGEFTELLPLNVLIFLLIILLWPFNMFYCSSRFFLLTCIFHCIAAPLYKVTLPDFFLADQLTSQVQSLRSLEFYICYYGWGDYKHRRSNCKESPVFTTFSFIVAVIPYLCRLLQCLRRLFEEKDPMQGYNGLKYFLTVVAVCLRTAYNINKGDNWKAIAWVFSSIAAIFGTYWDLVFDWGLLQRHSKNRWLRDKLLVPHKSVYFGAMVLNILLRFAWLQTVLNFRVTSLHEETMVTLVASLEIIRRGMWNFFRLENEHLNNVGKYRAFKSVPLPFNNVEDDDHDD, encoded by the exons atgaagtttgggAAAGAGTTCACAGCGCAAGCGGTGCCTGAATGGCAAGAAGCATACATGGACTACGATTTTCTCAAGACCCTTTTGAAAGAGATACAAAGATTCCGACTAAGAACCAAGCCACCTGCAACCAACCCAGGAGGCCTAAAAAGAAAGCTCACACTATATAGAGCTTTTAGTGGCCTGACACGACGGAATGGTACTAACTACACCCCTAGCCCTTCTTCTCCTGATCTTGAACTACATCCTATTTTGGTGAACTCTGTGAACCTCGATGGCTCTCAAAGCTATCGGACTGCATTTGTTATGCCTTTTGTCCCAGGAGGAGAATACGAGCTTGTGTTTTTCAGAAGGCTTGATGACGAGTTCAATAAAGTGGACAAGTTTTACAGGTCTAAAGTGGAGGAGGTATTGAAAGAGGCTGCGATGTTGAATGAGCAAATGGATGCTTTGATTGCTTTCAGGATAAAAGTGGAGAATCCCGCTGGGTGGTATGATAGAGTGGCAGATATGACTCGTCTTGCTTCAGACGTTGCAGCTTCTACTGCTGTATTGGCAGCTTCTTCTCCATCTGGAGCTAGAGAACGCA GAAGAGGACTACATTTAATGGATGCGATTGAGGAAGGCCAAAGCTTGCATGCGCAGTCAGGTGAATCAGACAATGATAAAGTGGAGAAGGAAAGCGATAATATTGAccagaaggaagaagaagaagagaagccgAAGAGCATGGTCAGAAGTACCTTTAGGCCAGCTCCATTAGAAATACTAAACCGTGTGAAGATTAACAACACACTGGCGACACCTCGCTCGACCATCAAAAGCTTCCTTAAAGTTCCCCAACAAACAGAACTTAAATTTACAAGGGAAAATCTTAGAAAAGTTGAAGAACAACTCAAGGGtgctttttttgaattttaccaAAAGCTTCGCCTTCTTAAGAGTTACAGCTTCTTGAATACGTTGGCGTTTTCAAAAATTATGAAGAAGTATGATAAG ATTACCACAAGGAATGCATCACAAGTTTACATGAAAATGGTGGATAACTCCTTCCTTGGAAGCTCTGATGAA GTTACCAAGCTTATGGAAAGGGTTGAGGCAACATTCATTAAGCATTTCTCGAACTCAAATCGGAGTAACGGCATGCGCGTCTTAAGGCCAAAAGCGAAAAAAGAGAGACATAGAATAACATTTTACATGG GTTTCTTTTCTGGCTGCACAGTAGCCCTGATAATTGCCCTTGTTTTAATCGTAAAAGCCCgcaaaatcatgaaaaagcCAGGAAGGATCACATACATGCAAACAATGTTTCCTCTTTACAG TTTGTTTGGATTAATTGTTCTACACGTGCTCATGTATGCTGCTAATATATACTTCTGGAAGCGGTACCGAGTGAATTACTCCTTTATTTTTGGTTTCAAACGAGAAACCGAACTGGGCTACAGACAAGTTCTTCTTCTCGGTTTTGGTATTGCAGCACTAGCTTTATGCAGTGTGCACTTAAACCTTCACATGGAGATGGACCCTAAAACGAAAGAGTACGGAGAGTTTACAGAACTTCTCCCTCTGAATGTGTTGATA TTCCTCCTCATCATATTGCTCTGGCCATTCAACATGTTTTATTGCTCATCTCGCTTCTTCCTCCTCACGTGTATCTTTCACTGTATTGCTGCTCCTCTCTACAAG gTAACGCTCCCTGATTTTTTCTTGGCAGACCAACTTACTAGCCAG GTGCAATCCCTTAGAAGCCTGGAGTTCTACATTTGCTATTACGGTTGGGGGGACTATAAACACCGACGGAGCAATTGCAAAGAAAGTCCTGTTTTCACAACTTTCTCATTCATTGTTGCTGTGATTCCATACTTGTGTCGCCTTCTTCAG TGCCTCCGGCGCTTGTTTGAAGAGAAAGATCCGATGCAAGGATACAACGGATTGAAGTATTTTTTGACAGTAGTAGCTGTTTGTTTGAGGACAGCTTACAACATTAACAAAGGGGATAATTGGAAAGCAATAGCATGGGTTTTCTCATCCATTGCAGCAATCTTTGGCACATATTGGGATCTTGTTTTTGACTGGGGGCTTCTTCAGCGCCATTCTAAGAATAGATGGCTGAGAGACAAACTCCTTGTCCCTCACAAATCAGTATATTTTGGAGCCATG
- the LOC18102643 gene encoding phosphate transporter PHO1 homolog 3 isoform X4 produces the protein MKFGKEFTAQAVPEWQEAYMDYDFLKTLLKEIQRFRLRTKPPATNPGGLKRKLTLYRAFSGLTRRNGTNYTPSPSSPDLELHPILVNSVNLDGSQSYRTAFVMPFVPGGEYELVFFRRLDDEFNKVDKFYRSKVEEVLKEAAMLNEQMDALIAFRIKVENPAGWYDRVADMTRLASDVAASTAVLAASSPSGARERRRGLHLMDAIEEGQSLHAQSGESDNDKVEKESDNIDQKEEEEEKPKSMVRSTFRPAPLEILNRVKINNTLATPRSTIKSFLKVPQQTELKFTRENLRKVEEQLKGAFFEFYQKLRLLKSYSFLNTLAFSKIMKKYDKITTRNASQVYMKMVDNSFLGSSDEVTKLMERVEATFIKHFSNSNRSNGMRVLRPKAKKERHRITFYMGFFSGCTVALIIALVLIVKARKIMKKPGRITYMQTMFPLYSLFGLIVLHVLMYAANIYFWKRYRVNYSFIFGFKRETELGYRQVLLLGFGIAALALCSVHLNLHMEMDPKTKEYGEFTELLPLNVLIFLLIILLWPFNMFYCSSRFFLLTCIFHCIAAPLYKVTLPDFFLADQLTSQVQSLRSLEFYICYYGWGDYKHRRSNCKESPVFTTFSFIVAVIPYLCRLLQCLRRLFEEKDPMQGYNGLKYFLTVVAVCLRTAYNINKGDNWKAIAWVFSSIAAIFGTYWDLVFDWGLLQRHSKNRWLRDKLLVPHKSVYFGAMVLNILLRFAWLQTVLNFRLTSLHKETMITLMASLEIIRRGMWNFFRLENEHLNNVGKYRAFKSVPLPFNNVEDDDHDD, from the exons atgaagtttgggAAAGAGTTCACAGCGCAAGCGGTGCCTGAATGGCAAGAAGCATACATGGACTACGATTTTCTCAAGACCCTTTTGAAAGAGATACAAAGATTCCGACTAAGAACCAAGCCACCTGCAACCAACCCAGGAGGCCTAAAAAGAAAGCTCACACTATATAGAGCTTTTAGTGGCCTGACACGACGGAATGGTACTAACTACACCCCTAGCCCTTCTTCTCCTGATCTTGAACTACATCCTATTTTGGTGAACTCTGTGAACCTCGATGGCTCTCAAAGCTATCGGACTGCATTTGTTATGCCTTTTGTCCCAGGAGGAGAATACGAGCTTGTGTTTTTCAGAAGGCTTGATGACGAGTTCAATAAAGTGGACAAGTTTTACAGGTCTAAAGTGGAGGAGGTATTGAAAGAGGCTGCGATGTTGAATGAGCAAATGGATGCTTTGATTGCTTTCAGGATAAAAGTGGAGAATCCCGCTGGGTGGTATGATAGAGTGGCAGATATGACTCGTCTTGCTTCAGACGTTGCAGCTTCTACTGCTGTATTGGCAGCTTCTTCTCCATCTGGAGCTAGAGAACGCA GAAGAGGACTACATTTAATGGATGCGATTGAGGAAGGCCAAAGCTTGCATGCGCAGTCAGGTGAATCAGACAATGATAAAGTGGAGAAGGAAAGCGATAATATTGAccagaaggaagaagaagaagagaagccgAAGAGCATGGTCAGAAGTACCTTTAGGCCAGCTCCATTAGAAATACTAAACCGTGTGAAGATTAACAACACACTGGCGACACCTCGCTCGACCATCAAAAGCTTCCTTAAAGTTCCCCAACAAACAGAACTTAAATTTACAAGGGAAAATCTTAGAAAAGTTGAAGAACAACTCAAGGGtgctttttttgaattttaccaAAAGCTTCGCCTTCTTAAGAGTTACAGCTTCTTGAATACGTTGGCGTTTTCAAAAATTATGAAGAAGTATGATAAG ATTACCACAAGGAATGCATCACAAGTTTACATGAAAATGGTGGATAACTCCTTCCTTGGAAGCTCTGATGAA GTTACCAAGCTTATGGAAAGGGTTGAGGCAACATTCATTAAGCATTTCTCGAACTCAAATCGGAGTAACGGCATGCGCGTCTTAAGGCCAAAAGCGAAAAAAGAGAGACATAGAATAACATTTTACATGG GTTTCTTTTCTGGCTGCACAGTAGCCCTGATAATTGCCCTTGTTTTAATCGTAAAAGCCCgcaaaatcatgaaaaagcCAGGAAGGATCACATACATGCAAACAATGTTTCCTCTTTACAG TTTGTTTGGATTAATTGTTCTACACGTGCTCATGTATGCTGCTAATATATACTTCTGGAAGCGGTACCGAGTGAATTACTCCTTTATTTTTGGTTTCAAACGAGAAACCGAACTGGGCTACAGACAAGTTCTTCTTCTCGGTTTTGGTATTGCAGCACTAGCTTTATGCAGTGTGCACTTAAACCTTCACATGGAGATGGACCCTAAAACGAAAGAGTACGGAGAGTTTACAGAACTTCTCCCTCTGAATGTGTTGATA TTCCTCCTCATCATATTGCTCTGGCCATTCAACATGTTTTATTGCTCATCTCGCTTCTTCCTCCTCACGTGTATCTTTCACTGTATTGCTGCTCCTCTCTACAAG gTAACGCTCCCTGATTTTTTCTTGGCAGACCAACTTACTAGCCAG GTGCAATCCCTTAGAAGCCTGGAGTTCTACATTTGCTATTACGGTTGGGGGGACTATAAACACCGACGGAGCAATTGCAAAGAAAGTCCTGTTTTCACAACTTTCTCATTCATTGTTGCTGTGATTCCATACTTGTGTCGCCTTCTTCAG TGCCTCCGGCGCTTGTTTGAAGAGAAAGATCCGATGCAAGGATACAACGGATTGAAGTATTTTTTGACAGTAGTAGCTGTTTGTTTGAGGACAGCTTACAACATTAACAAAGGGGATAATTGGAAAGCAATAGCATGGGTTTTCTCATCCATTGCAGCAATCTTTGGCACATATTGGGATCTTGTTTTTGACTGGGGGCTTCTTCAGCGCCATTCTAAGAATAGATGGCTGAGAGACAAACTCCTTGTCCCTCACAAATCAGTATATTTTGGAGCCATG GTCTTGAATATATTGCTGAGATTTGCTTGGCTGCAAACAGTATTGAACTTCAGGCTTACTTCCTTGCACAAAGAAACAATGATTACCCTTATGGCCAGCCTCGAGATCATTCGCCGTGGCATGTGGAATTTCTTTAG
- the LOC7481559 gene encoding uncharacterized protein LOC7481559, with translation MALRLGMLKCAAEANNGCRLGIRKWTHVVAMAPPLDGALESSIASPQFTLPEFDANQDTSNNSSDFGFTFPGFSFGGSMELMAVPKRKVTPHKRGIRNGPKALKPTPVIIRCKSCGQVKLPHFYCCSGDRGKNGKRNN, from the exons ATGGCGTTAAGACTGGGAATGTTAAAATGTGCTGCTGAAGCAAACAATGGGTGTAGGTTAGGAATCAGGAAGTGGACCCATGTCGTAGCCATGGCTCCGCCGTTGGATGGAGCCTTAGAAAGCTCGATTGCCTCTCCACAATTCACCCTACCCGAGTTCGATGCAAACCAGGACACAAGCAACAACAGTAGCGATTTCGGGTTCACGTTTCCGGGTTTTTCGTTTGGTGGGTCCATGGAACTCATGGCTGTTCCTAAAAGGAAG GTTACTCCCCATAAGAGAGGTATACGAAATGGGCCAAAGGCATTGAAACCAACACCAGTGATTATTCGCTGCAA GAGTTGTGGTCAAGTTAAGCTACCGCACTTCTACTGTTGCAGTGGAGACAGGGGGAAGAATGGTAAGCGAAATAATTGA